The following proteins are encoded in a genomic region of Methanoculleus bourgensis MS2:
- a CDS encoding helix-turn-helix transcriptional regulator has protein sequence MKNRIKVFRAMHDMTQEELANRIRVTRRTINSIERGKYNPSIEVAYKIAKTFGVTIEEVFCFEDDENEDAGQDDDPL, from the coding sequence ATGAAGAACAGGATCAAGGTCTTTCGCGCGATGCACGACATGACCCAGGAGGAACTCGCCAACAGGATCCGGGTCACCCGGCGGACGATCAACTCCATCGAGCGGGGGAAATACAACCCCTCCATTGAGGTCGCCTACAAGATCGCGAAAACCTTCGGCGTCACCATCGAGGAGGTCTTCTGCTTTGAGGATGACGAGAACGAGGATGCGGGGCAGGACGATGATCCTCTGTGA
- a CDS encoding UPF0147 family protein, translating to MTSPDETIRTCIQMLQNISEDSTIPRNIRRVADETKTVLQDESRSIGLRAATAISLIDEISNDPNMPVHARTRIWELVSQLETVPLD from the coding sequence ATGACAAGTCCAGACGAAACAATACGAACCTGCATCCAGATGCTGCAAAATATCAGCGAGGATTCCACCATTCCACGTAACATCAGGCGTGTCGCAGATGAGACTAAGACGGTTCTCCAGGATGAGTCCCGGAGTATCGGCCTTCGTGCTGCAACCGCAATCTCTCTGATCGATGAGATCAGCAACGACCCGAACATGCCGGTCCACGCACGGACCCGCATATGGGAACTGGTATCGCAACTCGAAACGGTACCTCTCGACTGA
- a CDS encoding secondary thiamine-phosphate synthase enzyme YjbQ: MFRTTIQVETHGEGEIVNLTPRIEQAITESGVREGLASIFVTGSTAAITTIEYEPGVLSDLRRALSVIAPADIPYAHDAAWGDGNGRSHVRAAVIGPSVSVPVIEGRLACGTWQQVVLLELDVRSSRQRTVYVTVLG; the protein is encoded by the coding sequence ATGTTCCGTACGACGATTCAGGTAGAGACACACGGGGAGGGGGAGATCGTCAACCTCACGCCCCGGATAGAGCAGGCGATCACCGAGAGCGGTGTGCGGGAGGGGCTTGCCAGCATCTTTGTCACAGGGTCGACCGCCGCCATCACCACCATCGAGTATGAACCCGGTGTGCTCTCAGACCTCCGTCGGGCGCTCTCGGTCATCGCCCCGGCCGATATCCCCTACGCTCATGATGCGGCATGGGGTGATGGGAACGGGCGGTCCCACGTCAGGGCGGCGGTGATTGGGCCGTCGGTCTCTGTCCCCGTGATCGAGGGCAGGCTTGCGTGCGGCACCTGGCAGCAGGTCGTCCTCCTCGAACTGGACGTGCGCTCGAGCCGCCAAAGAACGGTCTACGTCACGGTTCTTGGGTGA
- a CDS encoding ABC transporter permease gives MTANGLAIIAGKEFSDHLRSRRFHLLFGILIVIAAVGMITGAVQYSKDLADYNSLQVIAQDDPTLAGTLAGLNPSILSAYSQMGGLMAIIGVVLGIAMGFDLVTREKESKSLKSLLAYPVFRDEVINGKALGGVGAIALAMGVVLVVSLAVMTLFGIVPDLDELVRILVFGVASFLLVFTFFALALLMSTVSKDSGNALLYSLIVMIVLTSFIPIFAYSPVYSAVFGDPPDPPGRSTYSYLQGSSAYMVTSVAVGYTSGDPIDPEELKEYERALREYMAQKQTITDIVTLISPTGNYQAILGAVSQPAGDNAPGYGDLLGALAYNVIALLAMPAAFFGLAWARFMREDIR, from the coding sequence ATGACCGCGAACGGACTTGCGATCATCGCAGGCAAGGAGTTCTCCGATCATCTCCGGAGCCGGCGGTTCCACCTCCTCTTCGGGATCCTGATCGTCATCGCCGCCGTCGGCATGATCACCGGGGCGGTCCAGTACTCAAAAGACCTCGCCGATTACAACTCGCTCCAGGTGATTGCGCAGGATGACCCGACGCTCGCCGGCACCCTGGCCGGACTGAACCCCTCTATCCTCTCGGCGTATTCCCAGATGGGCGGCCTGATGGCCATTATCGGCGTGGTGCTCGGGATCGCGATGGGGTTTGACCTGGTGACCCGGGAGAAAGAGAGCAAGTCCTTAAAGAGTCTGCTTGCCTATCCGGTGTTCAGGGACGAAGTGATCAATGGGAAAGCCCTCGGAGGAGTCGGGGCAATCGCGCTTGCGATGGGCGTCGTCCTGGTCGTCTCCCTCGCGGTTATGACCCTGTTCGGCATCGTCCCGGACCTCGACGAACTGGTACGCATCCTGGTCTTCGGGGTAGCCTCGTTCCTCCTCGTCTTCACGTTCTTTGCCCTCGCGCTCCTGATGTCGACGGTCTCGAAAGACAGCGGGAACGCCCTGCTGTATTCCCTGATCGTGATGATCGTCCTCACGTCGTTCATCCCGATCTTCGCGTACAGCCCGGTCTACTCGGCTGTCTTCGGCGATCCTCCGGACCCCCCGGGCAGGTCCACCTACTCGTACCTGCAGGGGTCATCGGCCTATATGGTGACATCGGTCGCGGTTGGATATACATCCGGCGACCCCATAGACCCGGAAGAACTCAAGGAGTATGAGCGGGCATTGAGAGAGTATATGGCGCAGAAACAGACGATCACCGATATCGTCACGCTCATCTCTCCGACCGGCAACTACCAGGCGATCCTCGGTGCCGTCTCCCAGCCCGCAGGGGATAACGCCCCGGGATACGGGGATCTCCTAGGTGCCCTTGCGTACAACGTTATCGCCCTGCTTGCAATGCCCGCTGCCTTCTTCGGGCTCGCTTGGGCAAGGTTCATGCGGGAGGACATCCGATGA
- a CDS encoding DUF2178 domain-containing protein, with protein sequence MKQRTYIICIALVATGLVLALGFGLTSANMIVPVVAVVIGIGILALCRSRVTEVTEDELSTILHGKAALSALEITIIVAAIGFAMLMTFSFTGGTGSTLSRCENGSILVVYGVLTAPPDPEFLYKNTYLIPDPADLTIDDLVALDTLFANGHRIRDTARAFGAALGAVTVLLAALYGAFLWHYNRRYGA encoded by the coding sequence ATGAAGCAGCGAACCTACATTATCTGCATTGCTCTGGTGGCAACCGGTCTGGTCCTTGCTCTCGGATTTGGCCTGACATCCGCAAACATGATCGTCCCGGTCGTCGCCGTCGTCATCGGCATTGGTATCCTCGCTCTCTGCCGCAGCAGGGTGACGGAGGTCACGGAAGATGAGCTCTCCACGATCCTGCACGGGAAGGCGGCGCTCAGCGCGCTTGAGATAACTATTATCGTCGCCGCGATCGGGTTTGCCATGCTGATGACCTTCTCGTTCACCGGCGGAACCGGATCGACCCTATCCAGGTGCGAGAACGGGTCGATCCTGGTCGTCTACGGCGTACTCACCGCCCCTCCGGATCCGGAGTTTCTCTACAAGAACACCTATCTCATCCCCGACCCGGCGGACCTGACCATCGACGATCTTGTCGCTCTCGATACGCTGTTTGCGAATGGACACCGTATCCGGGACACCGCCCGCGCATTCGGCGCAGCGCTCGGGGCGGTCACGGTACTGCTGGCCGCGCTGTACGGAGCGTTTTTATGGCATTACAACAGGAGATATGGGGCGTAA
- a CDS encoding ABC transporter ATP-binding protein — translation MILCDHLTKVYGGVPAVDNLCLEIPTGEVFGLLGPNGAGKSTTILMLVGLIQPTSGACSIDGIEVATHPIEVKRKIGYMPEDVGFYADRTAEENLDYAARFYGLSEDERRRRASDLLTLVGLDGVRTTVGGYSKGMRQRLGLARALINDPAVVILDEPTANLDPRGVLDYRRIVRDLAGRGTTVLVSSHILSEVSRVCTSVGILARGKLIASGDRDTLLRSAMQDGVIISVETRTPMPRFASPDILSAEFSQDACSARIVAGKDISDHIAETLYAKGIIPRRLAVEKPDMEETLLSYYVEETV, via the coding sequence ATGATCCTCTGTGACCACCTGACCAAGGTCTATGGCGGCGTCCCGGCCGTGGACAACCTCTGCCTTGAGATTCCGACCGGCGAGGTCTTCGGGCTGCTCGGCCCGAACGGCGCCGGGAAGAGCACCACCATCCTGATGCTCGTCGGGCTCATCCAGCCGACGTCGGGCGCCTGCTCCATCGACGGGATTGAGGTTGCTACCCACCCGATCGAGGTGAAGAGAAAGATCGGCTACATGCCCGAAGACGTCGGGTTCTACGCCGATCGCACCGCCGAGGAGAACCTCGACTACGCGGCGAGGTTTTACGGGCTCAGCGAGGACGAGCGGAGGAGGCGGGCGAGCGACCTCCTCACCCTTGTCGGGCTGGACGGTGTCAGGACAACGGTCGGCGGCTACTCGAAAGGGATGCGGCAGCGCCTCGGCCTCGCCCGGGCTCTCATCAACGATCCCGCCGTCGTCATCCTCGACGAACCCACGGCAAACCTCGACCCCCGGGGGGTCCTGGACTACCGCCGGATTGTCAGGGACCTTGCCGGCCGGGGGACGACCGTGCTCGTCTCCTCGCACATCCTCTCGGAGGTGAGCCGGGTCTGCACCTCGGTCGGCATTCTCGCACGCGGAAAACTCATCGCGTCCGGCGACCGGGATACACTGTTGCGTTCCGCGATGCAGGACGGGGTGATCATCAGCGTTGAAACCCGGACCCCGATGCCCCGGTTCGCCAGCCCGGATATCCTCTCCGCGGAGTTTTCACAGGACGCCTGTTCCGCCCGGATCGTCGCGGGAAAGGATATCAGCGACCATATCGCAGAGACCCTGTATGCCAAAGGCATCATCCCCCGCCGGCTGGCGGTCGAGAAACCCGACATGGAGGAGACCCTGCTCTCGTATTACGTGGAGGAGACCGTATGA
- a CDS encoding RNA-guided endonuclease TnpB family protein, producing MLRRYQYRLYPTKDQEPLIAQHLGCCRFVYNWALARKNQAYHDEGISLSKYDLMKQLPALKAELPWLKEVNAQSLQQSIHHLFRAFTNFFEGRAESPTFKKKHAPEQAFTVPQAYAVDFKQGTVKLPKIGVVKAVLHRTFVGTTKSATVIRTSTGRYFLSIVVEDGRTPPKPVDPIPEQTVGIDLGLAHYAVLSTGDAVANPKYLRNAQQRLAVLQRRLDRKQKGSKNRNKARLKVARCHQKIADQRRDFQHQLSSRLVRENQALAVESLNVDGMVKNPSLARAISDAGWGTFLAMLAYKCQEAGKPLLTIGVFEPSSKTCSVCGYRKADLTLKDRAWTCPDCGTTHDRDLNAAINIKHFALAGAERAEEPVDPLPVGRGMKQEAPCVSWG from the coding sequence ATGCTGCGGAGGTATCAGTACCGGCTGTACCCGACGAAGGATCAGGAACCCCTGATCGCCCAGCACCTTGGGTGCTGCCGGTTTGTGTACAACTGGGCGCTTGCCCGCAAGAATCAGGCGTACCACGACGAGGGGATCAGCCTCTCCAAGTACGACCTCATGAAGCAGCTTCCGGCGCTCAAAGCGGAGTTGCCGTGGCTGAAAGAGGTCAACGCCCAGTCGCTGCAGCAATCGATCCACCACCTTTTCCGTGCGTTCACGAACTTCTTCGAGGGTCGTGCCGAATCACCGACCTTTAAGAAGAAGCATGCCCCCGAACAGGCGTTCACGGTTCCGCAGGCATATGCTGTAGACTTCAAGCAGGGCACCGTGAAACTCCCGAAGATCGGGGTGGTCAAGGCGGTCCTCCACCGCACCTTCGTGGGCACGACGAAGTCCGCGACGGTGATCCGAACTTCGACCGGTCGGTACTTCCTCAGCATCGTGGTCGAGGACGGCCGGACGCCGCCGAAGCCCGTCGATCCGATCCCGGAACAGACGGTCGGGATCGACCTGGGGCTCGCGCATTACGCTGTCCTCTCGACCGGCGATGCGGTGGCGAATCCCAAGTATCTCCGGAACGCCCAGCAGCGGCTCGCCGTCTTACAGCGACGACTCGATCGCAAGCAGAAGGGGTCGAAGAACCGGAACAAGGCCCGGCTCAAGGTTGCCCGGTGTCACCAGAAAATTGCCGACCAACGGCGGGACTTCCAGCACCAGCTCTCTTCTCGACTGGTCCGCGAAAACCAAGCACTGGCTGTGGAGTCCCTGAACGTGGACGGCATGGTGAAGAACCCCTCTCTGGCCCGGGCGATCAGCGATGCCGGGTGGGGGACGTTCCTTGCGATGCTGGCGTACAAGTGTCAGGAGGCCGGGAAACCCCTGCTGACGATCGGGGTCTTCGAGCCCTCCTCGAAGACCTGCTCGGTCTGCGGCTACCGGAAGGCCGACCTGACGCTGAAGGACCGGGCGTGGACGTGCCCGGACTGCGGGACGACCCACGACCGGGACCTGAACGCCGCGATCAATATCAAACATTTCGCACTAGCAGGCGCGGAACGCGCCGAAGAGCCTGTGGACCCGCTCCCGGTGGGGAGGGGGATGAAGCAGGAAGCCCCCTGCGTAAGCTGGGGGTAG